One part of the Aneurinibacillus sp. REN35 genome encodes these proteins:
- a CDS encoding peptidylprolyl isomerase, whose amino-acid sequence MKKKSLILLTMALTASLAATACAPAQDKGQQSAPTQEQTQKQGKQWDQPPAMQIDPNKTYIAHVETNKGSFSIELFAKDAPKTVNNFVFLAKEKFYDNVIFHRIIRDFMIQTGDPLGNGTGGPGYRFEDELPSTHKYEEGIVAMANSGANTNGSQFFIGNGKGVEGLNSQPNYTIFGKISEGMDTVKAISSTPVAQNPTGEFSSPVEKVFIKTVTIEEK is encoded by the coding sequence ATGAAAAAGAAATCTCTTATATTGCTTACAATGGCGCTTACGGCTTCGCTAGCAGCTACCGCCTGCGCCCCTGCTCAGGATAAAGGACAACAAAGCGCGCCCACTCAAGAACAGACGCAAAAGCAGGGCAAACAGTGGGATCAGCCCCCGGCGATGCAGATTGATCCAAATAAGACGTATATCGCCCATGTGGAAACGAATAAAGGCTCATTTTCGATTGAACTCTTCGCCAAGGATGCGCCAAAGACCGTTAATAACTTCGTTTTTCTTGCCAAGGAAAAGTTTTATGATAATGTGATCTTTCACCGGATTATACGCGATTTCATGATTCAAACAGGTGATCCACTTGGCAACGGTACAGGCGGCCCTGGCTACCGATTCGAGGATGAGCTGCCTTCCACACACAAATACGAAGAAGGCATTGTGGCAATGGCCAATTCTGGTGCAAACACGAACGGCAGCCAATTCTTTATCGGAAACGGAAAAGGAGTAGAAGGGCTAAACTCACAGCCAAACTATACCATCTTCGGGAAAATCAGCGAAGGCATGGATACGGTAAAGGCCATCTCTAGCACACCGGTGGCCCAAAATCCTACGG
- a CDS encoding SDR family oxidoreductase, with amino-acid sequence MELQSLHTKVILVTGASKGIGRAMSLLFAEKGATVYAIARSESLLQDIAQEAANLEGRVIPTPCDVTDRQAVEEMIKHIAHTEGKLDALINNAGLGHFAPIHELSESQWDEMMNVNLKGVFLCTKYAVPHMIERQAGHIVNISSVAGTVTFTGGGGYCASKFGLMAFNDVLTQELKPHNVKVSVICPGSVQTHFGQSDPKDYALRPEEVAYMAYQMIAAPEHVIMNQLIMRPIVPQHLQK; translated from the coding sequence ATGGAACTACAATCCTTACATACGAAGGTCATACTTGTAACAGGTGCAAGCAAGGGAATCGGACGAGCGATGAGCTTGCTTTTCGCTGAAAAAGGCGCCACCGTATACGCAATTGCTCGAAGCGAGTCGCTGCTGCAGGACATCGCACAAGAAGCAGCGAACCTAGAAGGGCGCGTTATCCCTACGCCGTGTGATGTGACCGATCGGCAGGCAGTTGAAGAGATGATCAAGCATATCGCACATACGGAGGGAAAACTTGATGCGCTGATTAATAATGCCGGACTAGGTCACTTTGCGCCCATTCATGAGCTGTCGGAATCTCAGTGGGATGAGATGATGAATGTGAACCTTAAAGGCGTGTTCCTCTGCACAAAGTATGCCGTACCACATATGATTGAGCGGCAGGCCGGCCATATTGTCAACATATCCAGCGTGGCAGGAACAGTGACCTTCACAGGCGGAGGCGGATACTGCGCATCGAAATTCGGCCTGATGGCATTCAACGACGTATTGACACAGGAACTAAAACCGCACAATGTGAAAGTATCAGTTATCTGCCCGGGCTCTGTGCAAACGCACTTTGGTCAAAGCGATCCGAAGGACTATGCGCTGCGTCCAGAAGAAGTCGCTTATATGGCCTATCAGATGATCGCCGCACCAGAGCATGTGATTATGAACCAGTTGATCATGCGCCCGATCGTGCCGCAGCACCTGCAAAAATAA
- a CDS encoding HAD family hydrolase, translating to MFRTILFDVDGVLLSEERYFDASALTVWEMLYSQNYVGLSGDTFEPAPAENTIRRVRAEVFHDDAVLNFVKTRGINANWDMVYLTFSYQVVRLLAALHKTKPEEVEQILTSQINREAIAKIRELAQGADFAVDYAAFVADFEKSTAEKQALLLYLNDIVREKTGIETDIFSRNSELWDLCQETFQEWYLGDSLVAESIGRPAYQQGKKGFLDDEIPIVEPAKMAEVLAELKKRGYVLGIGTGRPRIETVEPLKAMGLLQYFDPNRVVSASDVLEAEKRYPDRAPLAKPQPYCYIKGMLGMDSHDDACFGLALPIENGEEILVVGDSVADYMAARSIGCKFAATLTGLTGQEARAKFEELKADYILDDMTNILGIL from the coding sequence ATGTTTCGCACAATCTTATTTGATGTAGACGGAGTTTTATTAAGCGAGGAGCGGTATTTTGACGCTTCGGCACTGACCGTATGGGAGATGCTGTACAGCCAAAATTACGTTGGCTTATCAGGTGATACATTCGAGCCGGCACCGGCGGAGAATACGATTCGCCGCGTTCGTGCAGAAGTATTCCACGATGATGCTGTATTGAATTTTGTTAAAACAAGAGGAATTAACGCCAACTGGGATATGGTGTATCTGACATTCTCTTATCAGGTTGTTCGCCTGCTTGCGGCGCTTCATAAAACAAAGCCGGAAGAAGTGGAGCAGATTCTTACCTCACAAATCAACCGGGAAGCGATTGCCAAGATTCGTGAACTTGCGCAAGGAGCGGATTTTGCAGTCGATTATGCTGCATTCGTAGCCGATTTTGAAAAAAGCACGGCAGAGAAGCAAGCGCTGCTTCTGTATCTTAATGATATTGTGCGCGAGAAAACGGGCATTGAAACAGATATTTTCTCCCGGAACAGTGAATTGTGGGATCTGTGTCAGGAAACGTTCCAGGAGTGGTACTTAGGCGATAGCCTGGTGGCTGAATCAATTGGTCGTCCTGCGTATCAGCAAGGGAAGAAAGGGTTTCTAGATGATGAGATTCCGATTGTAGAGCCTGCCAAAATGGCGGAAGTATTGGCTGAGTTGAAAAAACGTGGCTATGTGCTTGGAATTGGAACCGGTCGCCCGCGTATTGAAACAGTAGAGCCGCTTAAAGCAATGGGCTTGCTTCAATACTTTGATCCGAACCGTGTTGTATCTGCAAGCGATGTGCTTGAAGCAGAGAAGCGATATCCAGATCGTGCGCCGCTTGCTAAGCCGCAGCCGTACTGCTATATCAAAGGGATGCTTGGCATGGATTCTCATGATGATGCTTGCTTTGGCTTGGCCCTTCCGATCGAGAATGGAGAAGAGATTCTGGTGGTGGGTGACTCGGTAGCCGACTACATGGCCGCCCGCAGCATCGGCTGCAAATTTGCCGCTACTCTGACAGGATTGACAGGTCAGGAAGCGCGTGCTAAGTTCGAAGAATTGAAAGCCGATTACATTCTTGATGATATGACAAACATTTTAGGGATTTTGTAA
- a CDS encoding glutathione peroxidase → MSVYTYEAKTIQGEDKQLSDYTGSILLIVNTASKCGFTPQYKDLQALYDTYHDQGFVVLGFPSNQFMGQEPGTEQEIEQFCQVNYGVTFPMFAKIDVKGSHAHPLFQYLTKSAPGILSKEVKWNFTKFLVNRQGEVVKRYAPTTNPKSIESDIERLLAES, encoded by the coding sequence ATGAGCGTATATACATATGAAGCAAAAACGATTCAAGGCGAAGATAAGCAGCTTTCGGATTATACTGGCAGCATCCTATTGATCGTAAATACGGCAAGTAAGTGTGGATTTACGCCTCAATATAAGGATCTGCAAGCATTATATGATACATATCACGATCAGGGCTTTGTGGTGCTGGGCTTTCCAAGCAATCAATTTATGGGGCAAGAGCCGGGTACAGAGCAGGAAATCGAGCAGTTCTGTCAGGTTAATTATGGAGTTACCTTTCCGATGTTTGCAAAAATTGATGTGAAAGGCTCACATGCGCATCCACTATTCCAATACTTGACCAAAAGTGCTCCAGGCATTCTCTCTAAAGAGGTGAAGTGGAACTTTACAAAGTTTCTCGTAAACCGGCAGGGGGAAGTGGTAAAGAGGTATGCGCCGACGACCAATCCGAAAAGCATCGAGTCGGATATTGAGCGGCTGTTAGCTGAATCGTAA
- the serA gene encoding phosphoglycerate dehydrogenase — protein MFKVLVSDPLSEFGIQKLLDADDVQVDRKTGLSEAELIDIIGEYDALLVRSQTKVTPAIIEAGTKLKAIGRAGVGVDNIDLTAATNAGVVVINAPDGNTISTAEHSFAMIMALARRIPPAYKKLMDGEWDRKSFTGVELNNKVLGVVGLGRIGAEVAKRAKAFNMTVVAYDPFLTQERADKLGVKFGTLEDVVKQADFITVHTPLTKDTKYIINTKEFEKMKDGVRVVNCARGGIINEKALYEAIVSGKVAGAALDVFEQEPPLDNPLLKLPQVIVTPHLGASTVEAQENVAIDVSEEILHILHDEPFKNAVNLPSIPAHVMEKVKPYFELNEKLGSFIAQIAVGGLKEVVVTYSGELNDMDTAALTRTTLKGILAYHLGAAANYVNAPILAKNREIHVTEQTSTYGGGFNNLITVTLKTNQEERTVAGTLLNGYGPRIVKIDGYTIDLVPQGHLLLVHHNDRPGAIGRVGTLLGNNDVNIGTMQVGRRDMGGQAIMLLTVDKEVSPDVLDTLGELNEIKSVTQLEL, from the coding sequence ATGTTTAAAGTTTTAGTCAGTGATCCATTAAGTGAATTCGGTATCCAAAAATTACTCGATGCAGACGATGTACAGGTAGACCGCAAAACCGGTCTCTCTGAAGCGGAATTAATTGACATCATCGGAGAATACGATGCGCTGCTCGTACGCAGCCAGACAAAAGTAACACCGGCGATCATTGAAGCAGGCACAAAGTTAAAAGCAATCGGACGCGCTGGTGTCGGCGTCGATAACATCGATCTGACAGCCGCCACAAATGCCGGGGTTGTCGTCATTAACGCACCTGACGGAAATACAATCTCTACTGCTGAACACTCTTTTGCAATGATTATGGCACTTGCTCGCCGCATTCCACCAGCATACAAGAAGCTTATGGATGGTGAGTGGGATCGTAAATCCTTCACAGGGGTTGAGCTGAACAATAAAGTTCTTGGTGTTGTCGGCTTAGGCCGTATCGGGGCAGAAGTAGCCAAACGCGCCAAAGCATTCAATATGACTGTTGTTGCTTATGACCCGTTCTTAACACAAGAACGCGCCGATAAGCTCGGTGTAAAATTCGGCACACTTGAAGATGTCGTCAAACAAGCAGACTTCATCACTGTGCATACTCCGTTGACAAAAGATACAAAATATATCATCAACACAAAAGAGTTCGAAAAGATGAAAGACGGCGTACGTGTCGTTAACTGTGCACGTGGCGGTATTATTAATGAAAAAGCATTATATGAAGCCATTGTAAGCGGAAAAGTCGCCGGTGCAGCGCTCGACGTATTCGAACAGGAGCCACCATTAGACAATCCATTATTGAAATTACCGCAGGTGATCGTAACCCCTCACCTTGGTGCATCTACCGTAGAAGCACAAGAAAATGTAGCGATTGACGTATCCGAGGAGATTCTGCACATTCTGCATGACGAACCTTTCAAAAATGCAGTGAACCTTCCGTCCATTCCAGCGCATGTGATGGAAAAAGTAAAACCGTATTTCGAACTCAACGAAAAGCTCGGCTCCTTCATCGCCCAAATCGCGGTAGGCGGTTTAAAAGAAGTGGTCGTTACGTATTCCGGAGAGTTAAATGATATGGATACAGCAGCGCTGACCCGTACGACGCTAAAAGGCATACTGGCTTACCATCTTGGTGCGGCAGCTAATTATGTTAATGCACCGATTCTTGCCAAGAACCGTGAGATTCACGTAACAGAGCAGACCTCCACATATGGCGGCGGCTTCAATAATCTAATTACAGTTACCTTAAAAACAAACCAGGAAGAACGTACCGTTGCTGGTACACTGCTCAACGGCTACGGCCCGCGCATTGTCAAAATCGATGGCTATACGATTGACCTTGTGCCGCAGGGGCATCTGCTCCTCGTACACCACAATGACCGTCCGGGTGCCATCGGCCGCGTAGGTACGCTGCTTGGCAACAATGATGTCAACATCGGCACGATGCAGGTGGGACGCCGAGATATGGGCGGTCAGGCGATCATGCTGCTGACTGTTGATAAAGAAGTCAGCCCGGATGTGCTAGATACGCTAGGTGAGCTAAACGAAATTAAGAGCGTAACACAGCTCGAACTGTAG
- a CDS encoding DUF1284 domain-containing protein — protein sequence MEIRKLRGHHLLCIHGFQGMGYSPAFIEKMQEIVEQVRDPDCDIWLEVTIGFDEACSACPHQGATKCEASVDSDIHVKQMDARVMRHLELEADATYRKAWLVRRTARMVAPDDLDTLCAGCSWLEQGVCKDGINKLRAAHNEMVEQ from the coding sequence GTGGAGATTAGAAAACTACGCGGTCACCATTTATTGTGTATCCATGGTTTTCAAGGAATGGGATATAGTCCTGCCTTTATAGAGAAAATGCAGGAAATTGTTGAACAAGTCCGTGATCCTGACTGTGATATTTGGCTTGAAGTTACGATTGGTTTTGACGAGGCGTGCAGCGCGTGTCCGCATCAAGGAGCGACGAAGTGCGAAGCGTCCGTCGATTCGGATATACATGTGAAGCAGATGGATGCAAGGGTGATGCGCCACCTTGAACTAGAAGCAGATGCGACGTATCGCAAGGCGTGGTTGGTGCGGCGTACGGCCCGCATGGTAGCGCCTGATGATCTGGATACATTATGTGCCGGATGTTCTTGGCTTGAGCAAGGCGTATGCAAGGATGGAATCAATAAGCTGCGGGCGGCGCATAATGAAATGGTGGAGCAATAA
- a CDS encoding inorganic diphosphatase: MAFENKVVDVFVEIPAGSQNKYEYDKDAGVFRLDRVLFSPMHYPTEYGYLEDTLALDGDPLDALVLTTFPTFPGCVISTRIIGVLVMADDKGQDEKLLGVPVDDPRWNDVHSLEDIPAHITKEISHFFERYKDLENKETKIEGWEGPEKAAQLIDECIKRYAETK; the protein is encoded by the coding sequence ATGGCTTTTGAAAACAAAGTGGTAGATGTATTTGTAGAAATTCCAGCTGGAAGCCAGAACAAATACGAATATGACAAAGACGCTGGCGTATTTCGCCTAGACCGCGTCCTGTTCTCCCCAATGCATTATCCTACAGAATACGGCTATCTTGAAGACACATTGGCGCTTGATGGCGATCCGCTTGATGCGCTCGTGCTCACAACATTCCCTACATTCCCTGGATGCGTAATTAGCACGCGTATTATTGGCGTGCTGGTAATGGCAGATGATAAAGGGCAAGATGAAAAATTATTGGGTGTTCCGGTTGATGACCCGCGCTGGAACGATGTACATTCTCTTGAAGACATCCCGGCTCATATCACAAAAGAAATCTCTCACTTCTTCGAGCGCTATAAAGATCTTGAAAACAAAGAAACAAAAATCGAAGGCTGGGAAGGCCCTGAAAAAGCGGCACAGCTTATCGACGAATGCATCAAACGTTACGCAGAAACGAAATAA
- a CDS encoding DUF92 domain-containing protein has protein sequence METKIIVGFAASLLVAWTAYKKRSLSVSGAAAAVLLGTLMYALGDIRWYGLLLAFFISSSLLSHRKKEEKQAVEDLFAKTGTRDWLQVAANGGLGLVAVVGAFVTSYDEIWYTFYIGMMAAVTSDTWATEIGVLARSKPRYIFTGRRVEPGTSGGISTLGLLASFAGGVFIGGLGALFAWFSGEAMTFSYIVAGALGGTVGSLADSALGAGWQQMYRCRVCAKETEKTMHCGASAIVVKGYAWCTNDVVNMTASLVGGAVATLVWWWI, from the coding sequence ATGGAGACGAAGATAATAGTCGGATTCGCTGCAAGTCTGCTGGTTGCCTGGACCGCTTACAAGAAGCGCTCGCTTTCGGTGAGCGGGGCAGCAGCGGCAGTGCTGCTTGGTACGCTGATGTATGCGCTAGGTGATATTCGCTGGTACGGTCTGCTGCTGGCCTTTTTCATCTCATCGAGTCTGCTATCGCATCGCAAGAAGGAAGAGAAGCAGGCGGTAGAGGACTTGTTTGCAAAAACCGGTACACGCGATTGGCTTCAGGTAGCAGCCAATGGAGGGCTTGGGCTTGTAGCGGTCGTCGGCGCGTTTGTTACTTCGTACGATGAGATATGGTATACGTTCTATATTGGTATGATGGCGGCTGTGACCAGCGATACGTGGGCGACAGAGATCGGAGTACTCGCTAGATCGAAGCCGCGCTATATTTTTACAGGGCGCAGGGTAGAACCGGGGACTTCGGGCGGTATAAGCACGCTTGGACTGCTCGCTTCATTTGCTGGAGGCGTATTTATTGGGGGACTGGGTGCTCTCTTTGCCTGGTTTTCAGGAGAGGCTATGACGTTTAGTTATATTGTGGCGGGCGCACTCGGTGGTACGGTGGGCAGCCTTGCAGACAGTGCGCTTGGTGCGGGGTGGCAGCAAATGTATCGCTGTCGTGTGTGTGCAAAAGAGACGGAGAAGACCATGCATTGCGGTGCTTCAGCGATCGTGGTTAAAGGATACGCATGGTGTACGAATGATGTGGTGAATATGACGGCTTCGCTGGTTGGAGGAGCGGTGGCCACGCTTGTATGGTGGTGGATATAG
- a CDS encoding magnesium transporter CorA family protein — MIKTYFYNHSSQEMIHDVDLNKIDEFLHSSEDLLWIDLFNTSNQELHYVAKLFNFHPLAIEDCLQHSPRAKVDNYEDYHFFVFHALRYHEESDNEITTLELNVFMGPNYIVTIHKRPMPSIGRIAAASLRSKEYMNKGADYLLYSIIDGITDEYFPILDRISIRIDEIEDEMYEHNMELVTEEFLALKRTLILIRRVILPQKRVFATMNGQWQFPIQEDNVPFYIDLKDHLERIADSTETFKDLVNSALDTYYSIVSAKTTENLNILTMISTIMLPLTFVTGFFGMNVPLPFQDSPYTTLVVFLLLTILSWWMWWYLRKKFM; from the coding sequence ATGATTAAGACGTATTTTTATAACCACTCCAGCCAAGAAATGATCCACGATGTAGATCTGAATAAAATCGACGAATTTCTGCACTCCAGTGAAGATTTACTTTGGATTGATTTATTTAATACAAGCAATCAGGAACTGCATTATGTAGCTAAGCTATTTAATTTTCACCCGCTGGCCATTGAAGATTGCCTGCAGCATAGTCCGCGGGCTAAAGTGGACAACTATGAAGACTATCACTTCTTTGTCTTTCATGCACTGCGTTACCACGAAGAGAGCGACAATGAGATTACGACGCTTGAGCTGAATGTATTCATGGGACCGAATTACATTGTTACCATTCATAAACGCCCTATGCCATCCATCGGACGTATCGCCGCCGCGAGTCTGCGAAGCAAAGAGTATATGAATAAAGGTGCGGATTATCTTCTCTACTCAATTATTGATGGCATAACGGATGAATACTTTCCGATTCTTGATCGGATCAGCATCCGGATCGATGAAATCGAAGATGAGATGTATGAACACAACATGGAGCTTGTTACGGAAGAGTTTCTCGCATTGAAACGAACACTGATCCTTATCCGGCGGGTTATTCTGCCCCAGAAGCGAGTATTTGCCACAATGAATGGCCAGTGGCAGTTCCCGATCCAGGAGGATAATGTTCCTTTCTACATCGACTTAAAAGATCACCTTGAGCGAATTGCCGATTCAACCGAAACATTTAAGGACCTGGTAAACAGCGCCCTTGATACGTATTACTCCATCGTCAGCGCCAAAACGACGGAGAATCTCAACATCCTGACAATGATCTCGACAATTATGCTGCCGCTTACGTTCGTTACCGGATTCTTCGGTATGAATGTGCCGCTGCCCTTTCAGGATTCACCTTACACTACACTGGTCGTCTTTTTGCTTTTGACGATCCTATCATGGTGGATGTGGTGGTATTTACGCAAAAAATTCATGTAA